Proteins encoded together in one Chitinophaga sp. LS1 window:
- the yiaK gene encoding 3-dehydro-L-gulonate 2-dehydrogenase, with product MRVKYEELKQVFIEKLIDLGFDTAKAGIVAGIFADNSRDGVYSHGLNRFPVFAQLIKDGLVDPNATPEMVEKHGLIETWEGYNGAGMFNATVCMDRGIELAKQYGVGIVGIRNTNHWMRGGTYGWQAAQADCIGICFTNAMGSMPPWGGTVPRLGNNPLVIAVPRPEHPIVLDMAMSQYSYGKMQEYELKQKELPFEGGYDSNGALTKDPAEIRKTKRALPIGLWKGSGLALMLDVLLGALTGGRSVEQITASGKEFGVSQCFIAIHKPDFHESLIAGILEYTKSENPDQISFPGENTYKTRMENLLEGIPVNEEMWKQVKSI from the coding sequence ATGAGAGTAAAGTATGAAGAGCTTAAACAGGTTTTTATAGAGAAATTGATTGACCTTGGTTTTGACACTGCAAAGGCCGGCATTGTAGCCGGTATCTTTGCTGATAACAGCCGTGACGGTGTCTATTCCCACGGATTAAACCGTTTTCCTGTATTTGCGCAATTGATAAAAGATGGCCTCGTAGACCCCAATGCCACTCCGGAAATGGTTGAGAAACATGGTCTGATTGAAACATGGGAAGGATACAATGGTGCTGGTATGTTCAATGCCACTGTATGTATGGATCGGGGAATCGAACTGGCTAAACAATACGGTGTCGGTATTGTAGGCATCCGGAATACCAACCACTGGATGCGTGGAGGTACTTACGGCTGGCAGGCAGCCCAGGCAGATTGTATAGGTATTTGTTTTACCAATGCAATGGGTAGCATGCCGCCCTGGGGAGGTACAGTTCCCCGCCTTGGCAATAACCCATTAGTAATAGCTGTACCCCGCCCTGAACACCCAATTGTGCTGGATATGGCCATGTCTCAGTATTCTTATGGCAAGATGCAGGAGTATGAATTGAAACAAAAAGAACTACCATTCGAAGGAGGATATGACAGTAATGGAGCACTTACAAAGGACCCTGCAGAGATAAGGAAAACAAAGAGAGCATTACCTATTGGTTTATGGAAAGGTTCCGGATTGGCCCTCATGTTGGATGTGTTATTAGGAGCCCTGACCGGGGGACGCTCTGTAGAGCAGATTACAGCTAGTGGAAAGGAGTTTGGCGTGTCACAATGTTTCATTGCGATTCATAAACCTGATTTCCATGAAAGTTTGATAGCGGGTATCTTAGAATATACCAAATCTGAAAATCCAGATCAGATTAGTTTTCCGGGAGAGAATACTTATAAGACAAGAATGGAAAATTTACTGGAAGGTATTCCAGTGAATGAGGAAATGTGGAAGCAGGTAAAATCTATTTAA
- a CDS encoding DUF4402 domain-containing protein, translated as MIRKIPSGSNIMNTLVGVLTCLFFAQLSVHAQEPPPRPISIYVNPAQGLIFGAFFQGPTGGTVTIYPDGSRVVTGSIIQANLGFPFSPAIFEVDANPGTLITIMNGSDATLTGSNGGTLSMHIGTSSTGSPFVATATSPARTQVRIGGTLIVGVPLANPTGSYSGTFSVTFIQQ; from the coding sequence ATGATTCGTAAAATTCCATCCGGAAGTAACATAATGAATACGCTGGTAGGTGTATTAACATGTCTGTTTTTTGCACAACTATCAGTACATGCACAGGAGCCGCCTCCACGGCCTATTTCCATTTACGTTAATCCTGCACAGGGACTCATTTTTGGAGCTTTCTTTCAGGGACCGACAGGCGGCACTGTTACTATTTATCCTGATGGCTCAAGAGTTGTAACAGGCAGCATCATACAGGCTAATCTGGGCTTTCCATTTTCTCCTGCCATATTTGAAGTAGATGCTAATCCCGGTACCCTCATTACGATCATGAACGGTTCGGATGCAACGCTCACAGGCAGCAACGGGGGAACATTATCCATGCATATAGGCACATCCAGTACAGGTTCTCCATTCGTTGCCACCGCTACCTCCCCTGCACGAACACAGGTAAGGATAGGTGGCACACTCATAGTAGGTGTTCCACTCGCAAATCCGACAGGGTCGTATAGCGGTACCTTTTCGGTCACATTTATACAGCAATAA
- a CDS encoding molecular chaperone — MKSILLIIIIAWVLPIKTIAQGNLLITPVRVVFEGQKKMQELNLANTGKDSAKYLISFMEIRMNEDGTFDKINEPDSGQHFASSNLRYFPRTVILAPGEAQLVKIQTIKTNQLTAGEYRSHIYFRAVPHENPLGEQIPAMDSAGISVKLIPVFGITIPVIIRIGASTTKVTISDLAMDDSIPYQLNMSFTRTGNFSVYGDITVNYISPQGKITKAGAVNGLAIYTPNTKRHFHMKLDNKAEINFHKGRLQVIYNTKTDNTPASELAQTELELK, encoded by the coding sequence ATGAAATCCATTCTACTTATAATTATTATTGCCTGGGTCTTACCAATAAAAACAATAGCACAGGGAAACCTGTTAATTACACCCGTGAGAGTGGTCTTTGAAGGACAAAAGAAAATGCAGGAACTGAACCTGGCTAATACAGGGAAGGACAGTGCAAAATATCTTATCTCTTTCATGGAAATTAGGATGAATGAAGATGGGACATTTGACAAGATCAATGAACCTGATTCGGGACAACATTTCGCCAGTAGTAATCTGCGCTATTTTCCACGTACTGTTATACTGGCGCCTGGTGAAGCTCAATTAGTAAAAATACAAACGATCAAAACCAATCAGTTAACAGCAGGTGAATACCGCTCTCATATTTATTTCCGGGCTGTACCTCATGAAAACCCTTTAGGTGAGCAGATACCAGCAATGGATTCCGCAGGAATATCAGTAAAACTAATCCCTGTTTTTGGTATTACTATTCCTGTCATTATAAGGATAGGCGCCTCTACTACAAAAGTGACTATCTCAGACCTGGCAATGGATGACAGTATCCCTTATCAATTGAATATGTCATTTACCCGTACTGGTAACTTTTCAGTATACGGGGACATTACGGTCAATTATATTTCTCCGCAGGGAAAAATAACAAAAGCAGGTGCAGTAAACGGGCTGGCCATTTATACTCCAAATACAAAACGCCATTTTCATATGAAGCTTGATAATAAAGCAGAGATTAATTTTCATAAAGGCAGATTACAGGTAATATACAACACTAAGACAGATAACACACCAGCATCGGAACTTGCGCAAACCGAACTCGAATTAAAATAA
- a CDS encoding DUF4402 domain-containing protein, with protein sequence MKNKLILTTFMVAGIATGVHAQETASATATATIVTPISITKDVDMNFGNVAVQSTTGGTVVLSPAGGRTRTNGVTLPTTTGTVSAASFTVSGTGAYTYTVTLPSSAHTISSGANTMTVTLFTSTPSGAGGQLTAGEQTLNVGATLNVGAAQPSGVYVSDTPFDVTVNYN encoded by the coding sequence ATGAAAAACAAACTTATCCTTACCACTTTTATGGTGGCTGGTATAGCTACCGGTGTGCATGCCCAGGAAACTGCCTCTGCCACAGCTACCGCCACCATTGTTACACCTATCAGCATTACGAAAGATGTTGATATGAACTTTGGCAATGTTGCCGTTCAATCCACTACGGGTGGTACCGTGGTATTATCACCTGCTGGCGGACGTACCAGAACAAATGGAGTTACCCTTCCAACCACTACCGGAACAGTATCTGCAGCCTCCTTTACTGTAAGTGGTACCGGAGCTTACACTTACACGGTTACATTACCTTCTTCAGCTCATACTATCAGCAGCGGCGCTAATACTATGACAGTAACACTGTTTACCAGTACACCATCAGGAGCCGGTGGTCAATTAACTGCAGGAGAACAAACACTGAATGTTGGCGCCACGCTGAATGTTGGTGCTGCACAACCATCAGGTGTGTATGTTTCAGATACCCCTTTTGATGTAACTGTAAATTATAACTAA